From one Microbacterium sp. 10M-3C3 genomic stretch:
- a CDS encoding alpha-E domain-containing protein, with protein sequence MLSRIAESLFWIGRYIERSDGTARILDVHLQLLLEDPWIDEDTACRSLLSVMGSLPPDPSDTVRRGDVLQRLAVDRMNPASIAYALTAARENARRAREIVSSELWEALNTTNSRMPRRLQTDKVHEFFQWVRERAALAVGTVDSSTSRDEAWQFFTLGRSIERTDMTARLLATRSLTEASGPSWTTILRSCGAYEAYLRTYRGMPSARNAAEFLLLDRLFPRSIIYSIQRAEDCMSAIDPRADRVGHSNTVLRALGRIRNDLEYRPISEILSELPEHMQQVQKVTREASEAIRSRFFPTQAEPSWIGESAL encoded by the coding sequence ATGCTGAGCCGCATCGCCGAGAGTCTGTTCTGGATCGGGCGCTACATCGAGCGCAGCGACGGCACCGCGCGCATCCTCGACGTGCACCTCCAGCTCCTCCTCGAAGACCCGTGGATCGACGAGGACACCGCGTGCCGGTCGCTGCTGAGCGTCATGGGGTCGCTCCCGCCCGACCCGAGCGACACCGTGCGCCGCGGCGACGTGCTCCAGCGCCTCGCGGTCGACCGCATGAACCCGGCGAGCATCGCGTACGCGCTCACGGCCGCCCGCGAGAACGCGCGCCGCGCGCGCGAGATCGTCTCGAGCGAGCTGTGGGAGGCGCTCAACACCACGAACTCCCGGATGCCGCGGCGCCTCCAGACCGACAAGGTGCACGAGTTCTTCCAATGGGTGCGCGAGCGCGCGGCGCTCGCGGTCGGCACCGTCGACTCCTCGACGAGCCGCGACGAGGCGTGGCAGTTCTTCACGCTCGGTCGCAGTATCGAGCGCACCGACATGACCGCGCGGCTCCTCGCGACGCGGTCGCTCACCGAGGCGTCCGGGCCGTCGTGGACGACGATCCTCCGCTCGTGCGGTGCGTACGAGGCATACCTCCGCACGTACCGCGGCATGCCGAGCGCCCGCAACGCCGCGGAGTTCCTCCTCCTCGATCGGCTCTTCCCGCGCTCGATCATCTACTCGATCCAGCGGGCCGAGGACTGCATGAGCGCGATCGACCCGCGCGCCGACCGCGTCGGGCACTCCAACACCGTGCTGCGCGCGCTCGGCCGCATCCGCAACGACCTGGAGTACCGCCCCATCAGCGAGATCCTCTCGGAGCTGCCCGAGCACATGCAGCAGGTGCAGAAGGTGACCCGCGAGGCATCCGAGGCCATCCGGTCGCGGTTCTTCCCGACGCAGGCCGAGCCGAGCTGGATCGGGGAGAGCGCCTTATGA
- a CDS encoding MFS transporter: MPQVSARRRWAGLVFISIAVSLIIVDSTIVNVAVPSIVDDLGISSTEVQWVQEAYTLVFAALLLVFGSLADRFGRRRLMLTGVAIFALASIAAALAPTGSLLILSRLVQGVGGAMILPTTLSLINATFRGRERGIAFAVWGSTIGGMAAVGPLLGGWLTTAFSWRWAFGINIPLGVVIVVGVLLTVAESRSDRAQGIDVVGAVLSVIAMGGLVFGLIEGRTYGWWLVDTRPQVGDWSWPWDLSPIPIAFAVAVVALVAFIVWGVRRQRAGKPTLLALRLFAIPSFRNGNIAATVVSLGEFGIILALPLWLQFVLGFEAVQTGLLLLALAIGSFVASGAAGALSGKVAPVWVVRVGLAAEIIGVGGIAFVIAPDASWFALVPFLFVYGFGVGLATAQLTGVVLADVPVSDSGQASGTQSTSRQLGAALGVAVLGTVLFSSTAGVLAAKLDDRGLPAEQRDQVVSAVVDSAGAAIAGLEKSPQTADAATDAKAAFSDGTRAAAFTAAGFLALGLLSTISLGSAASAPARREEEPAPAA; encoded by the coding sequence CTCAGGTGTCTGCGCGCCGCCGATGGGCGGGCCTCGTCTTCATCAGCATCGCCGTGTCGCTGATCATCGTCGACTCCACGATCGTCAACGTCGCCGTGCCGTCGATCGTCGACGACCTCGGCATCTCGTCGACCGAGGTCCAGTGGGTGCAGGAGGCGTACACGCTCGTGTTCGCCGCGCTGCTGCTCGTCTTCGGCAGCCTCGCCGACCGCTTCGGCCGACGGCGACTCATGCTCACGGGTGTGGCGATCTTCGCCCTCGCGTCGATCGCCGCGGCGCTCGCACCCACCGGGAGCCTCCTCATCCTGTCGCGCCTCGTGCAGGGCGTCGGCGGCGCGATGATCCTCCCGACGACCCTGTCGCTCATCAACGCGACCTTCCGCGGCCGGGAGCGCGGCATCGCGTTCGCGGTGTGGGGGTCGACGATCGGCGGCATGGCCGCGGTCGGCCCCCTCCTCGGCGGCTGGCTCACCACCGCGTTCTCGTGGCGCTGGGCCTTCGGCATCAACATCCCGCTCGGCGTCGTCATCGTCGTCGGCGTGCTCCTCACGGTCGCCGAGTCGCGCAGCGACCGCGCGCAGGGCATCGACGTCGTGGGCGCCGTGCTGTCGGTCATCGCGATGGGCGGCCTCGTGTTCGGACTCATCGAAGGCCGCACGTACGGCTGGTGGCTCGTCGACACGCGCCCGCAGGTCGGCGACTGGTCGTGGCCGTGGGACCTCTCCCCCATCCCGATCGCCTTCGCGGTCGCCGTCGTCGCCCTCGTCGCGTTCATCGTGTGGGGCGTGCGCCGCCAGCGCGCCGGGAAACCGACCCTCCTCGCGCTCCGGCTCTTCGCCATCCCGTCGTTCCGCAACGGCAACATCGCCGCCACCGTCGTCTCGCTCGGCGAGTTCGGCATCATCCTCGCCCTGCCGCTGTGGCTGCAGTTCGTTCTCGGCTTCGAGGCGGTGCAGACGGGGCTGCTGCTCCTCGCCCTCGCGATCGGGTCGTTCGTGGCCAGCGGCGCGGCCGGCGCGCTCAGCGGCAAGGTCGCCCCGGTGTGGGTGGTGCGCGTCGGCCTCGCGGCGGAGATCATCGGCGTCGGCGGCATCGCGTTCGTGATCGCCCCGGATGCCTCGTGGTTCGCGCTCGTTCCGTTCCTCTTCGTGTACGGCTTCGGCGTCGGGCTCGCGACGGCCCAGCTCACCGGGGTCGTCCTCGCCGATGTCCCGGTGTCGGACAGCGGCCAGGCCTCGGGCACGCAGTCGACGTCGCGCCAGCTCGGCGCCGCACTGGGCGTCGCGGTCCTCGGCACGGTCCTCTTCTCGAGCACGGCGGGCGTGCTGGCGGCCAAGCTCGACGACCGCGGCCTCCCCGCCGAGCAGCGCGACCAGGTGGTGTCGGCCGTCGTCGACAGCGCCGGCGCGGCGATCGCGGGACTCGAGAAGTCTCCGCAGACGGCGGATGCGGCGACCGACGCCAAGGCGGCCTTCTCCGACGGCACGCGCGCCGCCGCGTTCACCGCCGCCGGGTTCCTGGCGCTCGGCCTGCTCTCGACGATCTCGCTCGGGTCCGCCGCATCCGCCCCCGCCCGCCGCGAGGAGGAGCCCGCGCCCGCCGCGTGA
- a CDS encoding transglutaminase family protein: MKRLRIEHQTGFAYQGDVSASYNEARMLPNSTDSQFVLSSALEIDPSTTVNQYVDYFGTRVSSFDVLSPHAALTITARSLVEVRARPIAHADISWDRLAVESERSIGTVEQLVQTGRTRPHPEVAEIARSIAAQHDHPGRAAHAIAEAIGDGVEYMHGITGVHSTASEAWEARKGVCQDIAHITLGALREVGIPARYVSGYLHPRPSAEVGEAVTGESHAWVEWFAGDWQGFDPTNNIEIGDRHVLVGRGRDYNDVPPLRGVYAGPFKSQLRVKVTITREA, encoded by the coding sequence ATGAAGAGACTCCGGATCGAGCATCAGACGGGGTTCGCGTACCAGGGCGACGTGTCGGCGTCGTACAACGAGGCGCGGATGCTCCCGAACTCGACCGACAGCCAGTTCGTGCTGAGCTCCGCGCTCGAGATCGACCCGTCGACCACCGTCAACCAGTACGTCGACTACTTCGGCACGCGCGTGAGCTCGTTCGACGTGCTCTCGCCGCACGCCGCCCTCACGATCACCGCGCGCTCGCTCGTCGAGGTGCGCGCGCGGCCGATCGCGCACGCCGACATCTCGTGGGACCGCCTCGCCGTCGAGTCGGAGCGCTCGATCGGCACGGTCGAGCAGCTCGTGCAGACCGGGCGCACGCGGCCGCACCCCGAGGTCGCCGAGATCGCGCGCTCGATCGCCGCGCAGCACGACCATCCGGGGCGCGCGGCGCACGCGATCGCCGAGGCGATCGGCGACGGCGTGGAGTACATGCACGGCATCACGGGCGTGCACTCGACGGCCTCGGAAGCGTGGGAGGCGCGCAAGGGTGTGTGCCAGGACATCGCGCACATCACCCTCGGCGCCCTGCGCGAAGTCGGCATCCCGGCGCGCTACGTGTCGGGATACCTGCATCCGCGCCCGTCCGCCGAGGTCGGCGAGGCCGTCACGGGCGAGTCGCACGCGTGGGTGGAGTGGTTCGCGGGCGACTGGCAGGGTTTCGACCCGACGAACAACATCGAGATCGGCGACCGGCACGTGCTCGTGGGCCGCGGCCGCGACTACAACGACGTGCCGCCGCTGCGCGGCGTGTACGCCGGCCCCTTCAAGAGCCAGCTGCGCGTGAAGGTGACGATCACCCGCGAGGCCTGA